A genomic stretch from Sphingomonas faeni includes:
- a CDS encoding DedA family protein, translating into MSIETFIAEYGLAAIFLGAGIEGETAVVTGGVLAHQHLLPLWGSAAAAVAGSFAADQLFFLAGRRYRDTARVRRIAARPAFAKALDTLERYPTIFILGFRFLYGLRTISPIAIGTSHVPARTFMVLNAVSAAIWGVMFTGIGYLFGDTLLEAVHSIMPKHKLAGVVVLAIVVAVVMTAIRYWRGRRSNATAKTR; encoded by the coding sequence ATGTCGATCGAAACGTTTATCGCCGAATACGGCCTTGCCGCGATATTCCTCGGTGCGGGGATTGAGGGTGAAACCGCCGTCGTGACCGGTGGCGTGTTGGCGCATCAGCATTTGCTGCCGCTCTGGGGCAGCGCTGCGGCGGCGGTCGCCGGATCGTTTGCCGCGGACCAGCTCTTCTTCCTTGCCGGGCGCCGTTACCGCGATACCGCCCGCGTGCGCAGGATCGCCGCCAGGCCGGCATTCGCGAAGGCACTCGATACGCTGGAGCGCTACCCGACGATCTTCATCCTCGGCTTCCGCTTCCTCTATGGCCTGCGCACGATCAGCCCGATCGCGATCGGCACGTCGCACGTCCCCGCGCGCACGTTCATGGTGCTCAACGCGGTCTCGGCGGCGATCTGGGGCGTGATGTTCACGGGCATCGGCTATCTGTTCGGCGACACGCTGCTAGAGGCGGTCCACAGCATCATGCCGAAGCACAAGCTGGCGGGCGTCGTGGTCCTTGCGATCGTCGTTGCGGTCGTGATGACGGCGATCCGCTATTGGCGCGGACGTCGATCGAATGCCACAGCAAAGACTCGATGA
- a CDS encoding DUF1993 family protein: MYLHVTTTYTLLRMRGVPIGKMDYLGR; the protein is encoded by the coding sequence ATCTACCTCCACGTCACGACGACCTACACGTTGCTGCGGATGCGCGGCGTCCCGATCGGCAAGATGGACTATCTCGGTCGGTAA
- a CDS encoding coniferyl aldehyde dehydrogenase has protein sequence MTDMHTILTAQRDAFMADMPVTKAVRLDRLKRAAAMVRDNAARFCDAVSEDFGHRSREQTMMTDIGASLAPIAHAAKHLDRWMRRERRAVQFPLGLLGAKAWVEYQPKGVIGIIAPWNFPVNLLIAPLAGVFAAGNRAMAKTSEYTPATAALFEELVPKYFTQDELAIVSGGADVGKDFSALPFDHLVFTGATAIGRHILHAAADNLTPVTLELGGKSPVILGASADIARATERVTLGKMMNAGQICLAPDYMLVPSADEAKVVDGIKAAASAMYPSLLANADYTSVINDRHHQRLTDWIADARAKGATVEVVNPANEDFASANSRKMPLHIVRDATDDMIVMQEEIFGPVLPIRRYDGIDDAIAQVNRRNRPLALYYFGSDEAERRRVMDRTISGGVTLDDVIFHVSMEDLPFGGSGPSGMGAYHGIDGFRTFSHARAVYKQSKLDVAKLAGLKPPYGAAAAKTIARVMRG, from the coding sequence ATGACCGATATGCACACCATCCTAACCGCCCAGCGTGATGCGTTCATGGCCGATATGCCGGTCACCAAGGCGGTCCGCCTCGATCGGCTCAAGCGCGCGGCGGCGATGGTGCGGGATAACGCGGCGCGGTTCTGCGATGCGGTGTCGGAGGATTTCGGACATCGGAGCCGTGAGCAGACGATGATGACCGATATCGGCGCCTCGCTTGCGCCGATCGCGCATGCCGCCAAGCATCTCGACCGCTGGATGAGGCGCGAGCGCCGCGCGGTACAGTTTCCCTTGGGACTACTCGGCGCGAAGGCGTGGGTCGAATATCAGCCCAAGGGCGTGATCGGCATCATCGCGCCGTGGAATTTCCCCGTGAACCTGCTGATCGCGCCGCTCGCGGGCGTGTTCGCCGCGGGCAACCGGGCGATGGCGAAGACGAGCGAATACACGCCAGCGACCGCGGCGCTGTTCGAGGAACTCGTGCCGAAGTATTTCACGCAGGACGAACTCGCGATCGTCTCGGGCGGAGCGGATGTCGGGAAGGACTTCTCGGCGCTGCCGTTCGACCATCTCGTCTTCACCGGCGCGACGGCGATCGGCCGACATATCCTCCACGCAGCAGCCGACAATCTCACCCCCGTTACGCTCGAACTGGGCGGCAAGTCGCCCGTCATCCTCGGTGCATCGGCGGATATCGCGCGCGCGACCGAACGCGTGACGCTCGGCAAGATGATGAACGCGGGGCAGATCTGCCTCGCGCCCGACTATATGCTCGTCCCCTCGGCGGACGAGGCCAAGGTCGTCGACGGCATCAAGGCCGCGGCTAGCGCGATGTACCCGTCCCTGCTCGCCAACGCCGACTACACCTCGGTGATCAACGATCGCCATCACCAGCGCCTCACCGACTGGATCGCCGACGCCCGCGCGAAGGGTGCGACGGTCGAGGTCGTGAACCCCGCCAACGAGGATTTCGCGAGCGCCAATTCGCGGAAGATGCCGCTGCATATCGTCCGCGACGCGACCGACGACATGATCGTGATGCAGGAGGAGATCTTCGGCCCCGTGCTGCCGATCCGCCGCTACGACGGGATCGACGATGCGATCGCGCAGGTGAACCGCCGCAATCGTCCGCTCGCGCTGTATTATTTCGGCAGTGACGAGGCCGAACGGCGCCGCGTGATGGACCGGACCATCTCGGGCGGCGTCACGCTCGACGACGTGATCTTTCATGTGTCGATGGAGGACCTTCCGTTCGGCGGCAGCGGTCCGTCGGGGATGGGCGCGTATCACGGGATCGACGGCTTCCGTACGTTCAGCCATGCGCGGGCGGTCTACAAGCAGTCGAAGTTGGACGTTGCCAAGCTTGCCGGGTTGAAGCCGCCTTATGGTGCGGCGGCGGCGAAGACGATCGCGCGGGTGATGCGGGGGTGA
- a CDS encoding ATPase domain-containing protein — protein sequence MVPADGFGEDHEQTLLHPSEVELGETIRDVMAKVDELRPKRVVIDSLSELRLLAQSPIRYRRQILALKHFFSTRACTVLFLDDKSGSGSDLQLHSIAHGVVSLEQTLSGFGAQRRRLHVVKMRGVRYRGGYHDFEIERGGLCVYPRLIASEHVMKYSDDAVSTGSIELDALLGGGLIPGTATLLTGPAGVGKTTASVQSMIAALKRGERAAYFLFDERLPTLLKRSASLGMDLMPFVENGQLELRAIDPAEMSPGEFSGAVRAAVERHGAKIVVIDSLNAYLQAMPNEQFLILQMHEMLTYLGQKGIVSLLILGLHGITGDVRSDVDLSYLSDTIVQLRYFEAHGEVRQAISVIKTRTARHERTIREFQIGSNGLLVGEPLREFQGVLTGVPTFSGEGKTLMASRMGIRDIRG from the coding sequence ATGGTACCCGCCGACGGCTTTGGCGAAGATCACGAACAGACGTTGCTGCATCCCAGCGAGGTCGAGCTGGGCGAGACGATCCGCGACGTGATGGCCAAGGTCGACGAGCTTCGCCCGAAGCGCGTGGTGATCGACAGCCTGTCCGAGTTGCGCCTGCTCGCGCAGAGCCCGATCCGCTATCGGCGCCAGATCCTGGCGCTCAAGCACTTCTTCTCGACGCGGGCCTGCACCGTGCTGTTTCTCGACGACAAGAGCGGCTCGGGCAGCGACCTCCAGTTGCACAGCATCGCGCACGGCGTCGTTTCTCTGGAACAGACCTTGTCGGGGTTCGGTGCGCAACGCCGTCGCCTTCACGTCGTGAAGATGCGCGGCGTGCGGTATCGCGGCGGCTATCACGACTTCGAGATCGAGCGCGGCGGCCTGTGCGTGTATCCGCGCCTCATCGCGTCCGAGCACGTGATGAAATATTCGGACGATGCCGTGTCGACCGGTTCGATCGAACTCGACGCGCTGTTGGGTGGTGGCCTGATCCCCGGCACTGCCACGTTGCTGACCGGCCCCGCCGGCGTCGGCAAGACCACCGCGTCGGTCCAGTCGATGATCGCAGCGTTGAAGCGAGGCGAGCGGGCCGCGTATTTCCTGTTCGACGAGCGTCTGCCCACGCTGCTGAAGCGTAGCGCGTCGCTCGGCATGGACCTGATGCCGTTCGTCGAGAACGGACAGCTAGAACTGCGGGCGATCGATCCTGCCGAGATGTCGCCGGGGGAATTCTCGGGTGCGGTGCGCGCGGCGGTCGAACGGCACGGCGCGAAGATCGTCGTGATCGACAGCCTCAACGCCTACCTCCAGGCGATGCCGAACGAGCAGTTCTTGATTCTCCAGATGCATGAGATGCTGACGTATCTCGGCCAGAAGGGGATCGTCAGCCTGTTGATCCTCGGCCTGCACGGGATCACCGGCGACGTTCGGTCCGACGTCGATCTCAGCTATCTGTCCGATACGATCGTCCAGCTCCGCTATTTCGAAGCGCATGGAGAGGTGCGCCAGGCGATTTCGGTCATCAAGACCCGTACCGCACGGCACGAACGCACGATCCGGGAGTTTCAGATCGGTAGCAACGGATTGCTGGTCGGCGAGCCCCTGCGCGAATTCCAAGGCGTGCTGACCGGGGTCCCGACATTCTCGGGCGAAGGAAAGACGTTGATGGCCAGCCGGATGGGAATACGGGACATTCGCGGCTGA
- a CDS encoding TonB-dependent receptor, with the protein MQTISSLFAGVALAALATPAAFAQATPASGPETPVAASAEVQVDPAPETSADIVVLGFGQSRQVQSVSAVDLARLTPGSSPLKAIQKLPGVNFQASDPFGAYEWAVRISLRGFNQNQLGFTLDGVPLGDMSYGNVNGLHISRAIISENVARTEVAQGAGALGTASTSNLGGTIQFFSDKPRDTANVTGGGTYGSDNTYRGFARLDSGDLGGGLKGYLSYGYLTTDKWKGDGVQRQHQANGKIVKDLGAFGSLSAFVNFSDRREQDYQDLSYDIIRRRGLRNDNIAGNYPLALQIGKTYQNQAALGTYTRANNGSSVGFVAPWAGTGTTFPTGFGTVDDAYFDAGGVRRDYLGGVTLDANLTPELTMTTTGYYHDNKGQGSWITPYSPTPVGALNQDGSAITAASPLGFRTTEYSIKRGGALSNIAYETGANTFEIGGWLETNTFTQARRFYGMTDSAEPNRDVLKFQKNSYATQWDGKYGTDTMQYHVEDTLKLINDRLIVNAGWKGAYVVNSATMLPDTTSPLSVGRISAKDWFQPQAGILFKLTPAAEVFADYTENMRAFVSSATTGPFAATQAGFNAVRGRLKPERSKTAEGGVRLHSGPFQASAVGYYVDFSNRLLAFANGVGILGNAPTLNNAGSVRTYGAEVSANYRVFRPLSLFASYSYTNAEYQDTVTDASGSVQVRKGDTVVDTPKHMVKGEIVLEQSGFTGRVGADYMSKRYFTYLNDQSVPARVLVDASIGYRFDGEGALHGVAIEGNVTNLTNKKYVATIGSNGFTASGDNQTLLAGSPRQFFVSLKKGF; encoded by the coding sequence ATGCAGACCATATCGTCGCTCTTCGCCGGTGTCGCACTCGCGGCGCTCGCCACGCCTGCCGCTTTTGCCCAGGCGACGCCGGCGTCCGGGCCGGAAACTCCGGTAGCCGCGTCGGCGGAGGTCCAGGTCGATCCTGCACCCGAGACGTCGGCCGACATCGTCGTGCTCGGGTTCGGCCAGAGCCGCCAGGTGCAGAGCGTCAGCGCGGTCGATCTCGCGCGGCTCACCCCGGGATCGAGCCCGTTGAAGGCGATCCAGAAGCTTCCCGGCGTCAATTTCCAGGCCTCCGATCCGTTCGGCGCGTATGAGTGGGCGGTCCGCATTTCGCTCCGCGGCTTCAACCAGAACCAGCTCGGCTTCACGCTGGACGGCGTGCCGCTCGGCGACATGAGCTATGGCAACGTCAACGGCCTGCACATCAGCCGCGCGATCATCTCGGAGAACGTCGCCCGTACCGAAGTCGCGCAGGGCGCCGGCGCGCTCGGCACCGCCTCGACCAGCAATCTCGGCGGCACGATCCAGTTCTTCAGCGACAAGCCGCGCGATACCGCCAACGTTACCGGTGGCGGCACCTATGGCTCAGACAATACGTACCGCGGATTTGCCCGGCTCGACAGCGGCGACCTCGGCGGCGGGCTGAAGGGCTATCTGAGCTACGGCTACCTCACCACCGACAAGTGGAAGGGCGACGGCGTCCAGCGTCAGCATCAGGCGAACGGCAAGATCGTCAAGGATCTCGGCGCGTTCGGCAGCCTGTCCGCGTTCGTGAACTTCTCCGACCGTCGCGAGCAGGATTACCAGGATCTCAGCTACGACATCATCCGCCGCCGTGGCCTACGCAACGACAACATCGCCGGCAATTACCCGCTCGCGCTGCAGATCGGGAAAACCTACCAGAACCAGGCGGCGCTCGGCACGTACACGCGCGCGAACAACGGCTCGTCGGTCGGCTTCGTCGCGCCTTGGGCGGGCACCGGAACGACCTTCCCGACCGGGTTCGGCACGGTCGACGACGCCTATTTCGATGCCGGTGGCGTGCGGCGCGATTATCTTGGCGGCGTCACGCTGGACGCGAACCTGACGCCCGAACTGACGATGACCACGACCGGTTATTATCACGACAACAAGGGGCAAGGGTCATGGATCACGCCGTATTCGCCAACCCCCGTCGGTGCGCTGAACCAGGACGGCAGCGCAATCACCGCGGCCAGCCCACTCGGCTTCCGGACGACCGAATACAGCATCAAGCGCGGCGGGGCGCTCAGCAACATCGCCTATGAGACGGGTGCGAACACCTTCGAGATCGGCGGTTGGCTGGAGACCAACACTTTCACGCAGGCACGGCGTTTCTACGGGATGACCGACAGCGCCGAGCCCAACCGCGATGTGCTGAAGTTCCAGAAGAATTCGTACGCGACGCAATGGGACGGCAAATACGGCACCGACACGATGCAGTATCATGTCGAGGATACGCTCAAGCTCATCAACGATCGGCTGATCGTCAACGCCGGGTGGAAGGGCGCCTATGTCGTCAACAGCGCGACGATGCTGCCCGACACGACCTCGCCGCTGTCGGTCGGTCGTATCTCGGCGAAGGACTGGTTCCAGCCGCAGGCCGGTATCCTGTTCAAGCTGACTCCGGCGGCGGAAGTGTTCGCGGACTATACCGAGAATATGCGGGCGTTCGTGTCGTCGGCGACGACCGGGCCTTTCGCGGCGACGCAGGCCGGCTTCAACGCCGTCCGCGGTCGCCTCAAGCCCGAGCGGTCGAAGACGGCGGAGGGCGGCGTTCGTCTTCACAGCGGACCGTTCCAGGCTTCGGCGGTCGGCTATTATGTCGACTTCTCGAACCGCCTGCTCGCGTTTGCGAACGGCGTCGGCATCCTCGGCAACGCACCGACGCTCAACAACGCCGGCAGCGTGCGGACGTACGGTGCCGAGGTCTCGGCGAACTACCGCGTGTTCCGGCCGCTGTCGCTGTTCGCGAGCTATTCCTACACCAACGCGGAATATCAGGACACCGTCACCGACGCCTCGGGCTCCGTCCAGGTCCGCAAGGGCGATACCGTCGTCGACACGCCCAAGCACATGGTCAAGGGCGAGATCGTGCTCGAACAGTCGGGCTTCACCGGCCGGGTCGGCGCGGATTACATGAGCAAGCGCTACTTCACCTACCTCAACGACCAATCGGTGCCGGCCCGCGTGCTAGTGGATGCCAGCATCGGTTACCGGTTCGACGGCGAAGGCGCGCTGCACGGCGTCGCCATCGAGGGCAACGTGACCAACCTGACGAACAAGAAGTACGTCGCGACGATCGGGTCGAACGGCTTTACCGCGAGTGGCGACAACCAGACCCTGCTGGCCGGCTCGCCACGGCAGTTCTTCGTGTCGCTGAAGAAGGGCTTTTAA
- a CDS encoding ATPase domain-containing protein, whose translation MALDGHLPALARTGIDGLDDILNGGLTPDRMYLIEGTPGTGKTTLGLGFLLAGASVGEAGLYITLAETEVSNFARWRRLTAGRWTRCRCSKWYPPTALAKITNRRCCIPARSSWARRSAT comes from the coding sequence TTGGCACTAGACGGACATCTACCGGCACTCGCACGGACCGGTATCGACGGGCTCGACGACATTCTGAACGGAGGACTGACGCCGGACCGGATGTACCTGATCGAGGGCACGCCGGGTACGGGCAAGACCACGCTGGGGCTCGGTTTCCTCCTGGCCGGTGCTTCGGTCGGTGAGGCCGGGCTGTATATCACGCTCGCCGAGACCGAGGTTTCGAACTTCGCGCGGTGGCGCAGACTCACGGCTGGTCGCTGGACTCGCTGTCGTTGTTCGAAATGGTACCCGCCGACGGCTTTGGCGAAGATCACGAACAGACGTTGCTGCATCCCAGCGAGGTCGAGCTGGGCGAGACGATCCGCGACGTGA
- a CDS encoding PAS domain-containing hybrid sensor histidine kinase/response regulator yields the protein MDDRVLILAPRGRDAAIASDLLGRNDIVAFVCRDQTELVFELNRGAAAVMLTEEALTTEEVAPLAEWVAAQPNWADIQFVVLANGTRTPRTERATQRLADLGNVLLLERPLHAEAMLGAIRSAITARRRQYELRDVAVTLERAVLDRTSELRTARESLEIALEAAGMGSWDIDLETGVSRRTQRHDAIYGYPEGRSEWSLETFLSHVDVKQRGMVTQAMTEATKTGAIDVEYRIDAADGESRWLVAKGRVQYDDAGKATRMTGVVSDVTDRKEADAQLAQAQKMDAIGQLTGGVAHDFNNLLTPIVGSLDLLRRRHKDDERTQRMIGGALQAAERAATLTQRLLAFARRQALQPRAVDIGALIDGLVDLMRRSLGPSIAVTIEIPRHLSSARVDPNQLELALLNLAINARDAMPGGGKLTLTVSEIVVDERNVIGLSPDRYVRIAAIDTGVGMDRATLARATEPFFSTKGVGKGTGLGLSMVHGLAAQSGGTLRLTSEPGSGTTVELWLPATEEAAVDTIENTAEPVTARRAAKVLLVDDEDLVRAATADMLRDIGYVVVEVSSASQALSAIRSGVDADVLVSDYLMPGMTGGQLISELWSAGNRIPALLVTGYAAAGEDVPEGVIRLSKPFRQTDLAARVDELLRQSPPGRPKLRAVE from the coding sequence ATGGACGATCGCGTCCTGATCCTGGCGCCGCGCGGGCGCGATGCGGCGATCGCGTCGGACTTGCTCGGCCGCAACGATATCGTCGCGTTCGTCTGTCGCGACCAGACCGAATTGGTGTTCGAGTTGAACAGGGGCGCTGCCGCTGTGATGCTGACCGAGGAAGCGTTGACCACCGAGGAGGTTGCGCCACTCGCGGAATGGGTAGCGGCGCAACCCAATTGGGCCGATATCCAGTTCGTCGTTCTCGCCAACGGCACCCGGACACCGCGTACCGAGCGTGCGACGCAACGCCTCGCGGATCTCGGCAATGTCCTGCTGCTTGAACGGCCGCTGCATGCCGAGGCTATGCTGGGCGCGATCCGGTCTGCGATCACGGCACGTCGTCGACAATATGAGTTGCGCGACGTCGCGGTAACGCTCGAACGCGCCGTGCTGGATCGGACCAGCGAACTGAGGACCGCTCGCGAGAGCCTCGAGATCGCGCTCGAAGCCGCGGGCATGGGAAGCTGGGATATCGACCTGGAAACGGGGGTCTCGCGTCGGACGCAGCGTCACGATGCGATCTACGGCTATCCCGAGGGGCGCTCGGAATGGAGCCTGGAGACGTTCCTCAGCCATGTCGACGTCAAGCAGCGTGGCATGGTGACGCAGGCTATGACCGAGGCGACGAAGACCGGCGCGATCGACGTCGAGTACCGCATCGATGCCGCCGACGGCGAGTCGCGCTGGCTCGTCGCCAAGGGGCGGGTCCAGTATGACGATGCCGGCAAGGCCACGCGGATGACCGGCGTCGTCTCGGACGTCACCGACCGCAAGGAAGCCGACGCGCAACTCGCGCAGGCGCAGAAGATGGACGCTATCGGGCAGCTGACCGGTGGCGTCGCGCATGATTTCAACAATTTGCTGACCCCGATCGTCGGCAGCCTCGATCTGTTGCGCAGGCGGCACAAGGACGACGAGCGCACGCAACGAATGATCGGCGGCGCGTTGCAGGCGGCGGAGCGCGCCGCGACGTTGACGCAGCGATTGCTCGCCTTCGCCCGTCGACAGGCTCTGCAACCCCGCGCGGTCGATATCGGCGCGTTGATCGACGGACTGGTCGACCTGATGCGGCGCTCGCTCGGACCCTCGATCGCCGTGACGATCGAAATCCCGCGTCATCTGTCGTCGGCACGCGTCGATCCCAATCAGCTCGAACTCGCGCTCCTCAACCTCGCGATCAACGCGCGCGACGCTATGCCCGGTGGCGGCAAGCTCACCCTGACGGTGAGCGAGATCGTCGTCGACGAGCGCAACGTCATCGGGCTCTCGCCGGACCGCTACGTCCGGATCGCAGCGATCGACACCGGCGTAGGCATGGACCGCGCGACGCTGGCGCGTGCGACCGAGCCGTTCTTTTCTACCAAGGGCGTCGGCAAGGGCACCGGGCTGGGGCTTTCGATGGTCCACGGCCTCGCTGCGCAATCGGGCGGCACGTTGCGCCTCACGAGCGAACCCGGCTCCGGCACGACGGTCGAGCTTTGGCTGCCGGCAACCGAGGAAGCGGCGGTCGATACCATCGAGAACACGGCCGAGCCCGTCACCGCACGCCGTGCTGCCAAGGTGCTGCTGGTCGACGACGAGGATCTCGTTCGTGCGGCAACCGCCGACATGCTGCGCGACATCGGCTATGTCGTGGTCGAGGTATCCTCCGCCAGCCAGGCCCTGTCGGCGATCCGGTCGGGCGTCGATGCCGACGTGCTGGTCAGCGATTATCTCATGCCCGGCATGACCGGGGGGCAGTTGATCAGTGAATTATGGTCGGCGGGCAATCGTATCCCAGCCTTGCTCGTGACTGGCTATGCCGCGGCGGGCGAGGACGTGCCCGAAGGCGTCATCCGTCTGTCGAAGCCGTTCCGCCAGACCGACCTTGCCGCGCGGGTCGACGAACTGCTGCGCCAGTCGCCACCCGGACGTCCGAAGCTGCGCGCGGTAGAGTGA
- a CDS encoding DNA-deoxyinosine glycosylase → MSLKHSFPPIMGPDARILVLGSLPGDRSLAAQRYYAHPQNQFWHLMSPVVGCDLAALDYEDRLAALRVSGVALWDVIGSARRAGSSDAAILDVQGNDIAALVAQLPKLRAVAFNGGTALKQGLKLLGPGYDGPAIIALPSSSPLHTVGLAAKQPAWNQLAAFLLDPT, encoded by the coding sequence ATGTCGCTCAAGCATTCCTTTCCGCCAATTATGGGTCCCGATGCGCGTATCCTGGTGCTCGGCAGTTTGCCCGGGGACCGGTCGCTGGCAGCACAGCGGTATTACGCGCATCCGCAGAACCAGTTCTGGCATCTGATGTCGCCGGTCGTCGGCTGCGATCTCGCTGCGCTGGACTATGAGGATCGGCTGGCGGCATTGCGGGTGAGCGGCGTAGCGCTGTGGGATGTTATCGGCTCGGCTCGGCGGGCGGGGAGCAGCGACGCGGCGATCCTCGACGTTCAAGGCAACGACATCGCGGCACTCGTGGCGCAGCTACCGAAGCTCCGAGCGGTCGCCTTCAACGGCGGGACCGCGCTCAAGCAGGGCCTGAAGCTGCTCGGACCGGGTTACGACGGACCGGCGATCATCGCTCTCCCGTCCAGCAGCCCGCTTCACACGGTGGGCTTGGCGGCAAAGCAACCGGCCTGGAACCAACTCGCGGCGTTCCTGCTCGACCCGACCTGA